Part of the Spirochaetota bacterium genome is shown below.
ACTTAGTATTAATAATCCATTTAATAAGGTTAATATTTTCATAGGATCTAAGTAAGCGTATATAGCAGATCTCATTACACCTATTAATAGTGTACACATTGTTATACTAAAATGACTAAAAATTGTAATAATAATAAATTTAGATATGTTGTGATAAAGATCTTTTTTGTATAGTTTTGAGAGAAAAGAAATAAAAGTATAATAAGAATAGTATATAAAAAAAATAAAATGATAAGGAATTAGTAGTGAAATACTACTTTTTAAATTTTCAGAAAAAGAAGGGAAATGACCAAGTCCTGCATTATATTTTATATTAATACCATAAAATCGTTCTGATAAAATAGCAATAACACAAAATATACCACCACAATACAACACTTTAACATAAGAGGGAGGTGATAGTAAAAAATATTTAATTTTTTCTAATATATTTTTCTGAGGATGTGCAATAAAAAGATACAATCCTATTATAGCTTGAATATAAAAATATAGTATAGTAATACCATTTGATGAAAAGGCTGTTAATAAAATTATAGTATACCAGATACTTTGAGATAATAGAGTCGAAATATATTTTTCATCCCATATATTGTTAAAAAAGGCCTTCCAATAAGGATACAATGCGATGAGCATAAGAGTCATTGGCCATATATAATGAGACACTATACTTATATTTTTATCAAGAGATATTGTTGTAATCATAAAGGGTGAAATACCAGAAATGAATAAAATATATAAAAAATGATAAGAATATGTAGATATCTTTAAAGCTATTTTTGTATAAAGTGCGATAATCCAAGCTAAAAAAGTAAAATACAGTGCAACATATAACCCTTGACTTATGTATATAGCTGTTACAGGATCTTTAGTGGAAAAATGATACAATCGACCAATAGTTTGATAAGAGATATAAGGTATGATATCAGCAGTCCATCGAGCTGTATGCCATTCTCTCATTAAATAATTTATATGATTTTGATTTTTGATAGTATGATTCCATAAGGTATTAGGAAATCGGAGTTGAGTAACATTACCTATCATTTCTTTCATAGGATCTATCCAAAATGTAGTATAGTAACCTTGAATAAACCAATATATAAAAATAAAAAATGTTAATACTATTAGTACATACTGGTAGCGTTTTATTGTTAATGAAGGCATTTTTCACTCCTTGTCATAATTTAATTTTTCGGAAATAGTGAAAACAGGTCTATCTAAGGATTGTATATAAATACGAATAATATATTCTCCTAGTATACCTATAGAATAGAATAGGAGAGAGGCTAGTGTTAATAATAATAAAGTAATACCACTAAATCCTATGAAATAATTTTGACCAAAAAATAGAGAAATAATCGAGCTAAATAGTAAAAAACCTGTTAATGCACTTATCAAAAAAGTAATCAAAAAGATAAAACGGACTGGAGCAAAACTAAAAGAAAACAATCCATCTAAAGCAAGATTTAAACTTTTGATAAAAGTAAACTTCGATTTCCCATGTTCTCGAATAGGTAATTCTAAAGGAATAGAACACTGTTTGAATCCCATCCAAGCAAATTGCCCTCGAATAAATTTGTGTTTTTCAGGCATATTCAAATAGACATCTATCATTTTTCTATTAATAATACGAAAATCGCTAGTATTAGATGGGATAGAGACTGTTGATAAAAAATTAAAAAAACTATAGAATATTTTTGAGGTATATTTTTTTATAAAAGATATGTTTTTTTTAGAATATTGTTCTACATAGACAGAATCATAACCCTCATGGATACATTTTTCAAGCATTTTTGGAAATAACTCAGGTGGATGTTGTAAGTCTCCATCTATAATAAAAGCGTATTCACCTTTACAAAAAGTAAGACCAGCTGTAGTAGATACTTGCTGACCAAAATTACGCGCAAAATTGATAGGTTTGAAGAGAGGATCTTTTTGGGCAATAGCTTTCATGAGATCCCAAGAAGAATCTACACTACCATCATTAATAAAAATAATTTCGTAATTATATTCTGTGAAACTAACCATAATAGTAGTAATTCGTTGATAGCAAAGTATAATGTTTTCTTCTTCATTATACATTGGGGTTATAATAGAAATAAGTTTTTTCATTATTCCTCCTTATAAAGTAATATAATTGTATATGGATTTAATAAATTTGTCAATCGCGTTTGTAGATTTATTCAGATAACAATTAATTAAAAGAGATACAGAAGTTATTATTGACAAATGATATTTATAAGATATAATATATAAAATATAGGAGGGGAATTATGGTTCAAACATATATAGATGTATTAAATGCTAAAGATTATACAGGAACTGTACAAAAAGCTGTAGAATATCTACTAAAAAATAAAGATCAAATAGAAGCTCAAAAAGTAGGTAAATACGAAGTAGATTCTTCTTTTTTTTATATGGTACAAGAGTATCATTCAAAAAATGATGCTATTTGGGAATCTCATAAAAAATATATAGATATTCAATGGATTCTTGATGGTGAAGAAATTATTGAGATATCTGGTAAAAAGTATATGAAACAATTAGGTGATTACGATGAATCAAAAGATTTATTTATTTTTGAAGGAGAATCTTTGGCTACTTTGTTAATGAAAAAAAATGATTTAACCATATTTTACCCAACAGATATTCACAAACCTGGTCTAAGAACCTCTAAAGGAAATACTTCTGTTAGAAAATGTTTATTCAAAATACTTACCGAAAAATAATTGTTAATAAATAATCAGAGGATATTAATATGGAATGGCATATTTTAAATGTGGTAATTCTTGTCGGGTATTTAGTATTTTTAGTTTGTCTAGGATATTTCTTTTCAACACGCCGATCAAATAGTAATGATTATTTTGTTGGTGGTCAGCGTATTCCAGCATGGGTTGCGGCATGTAGTGTTTATGCAACAGCTCTATCTTCTATCTCTTATGTAGCTATTACTTCTAATGTCTATCGTAATGGCTGGATGTCTGGCGTAGGAGTATTAGGCGTTCTTCCATTAGTATTTTTAGTAGCACATTATTTTGTTCCTTTTATTCGTCGTATTAATTGTGTTACTGCTTATGAATATTTAGAAGCTCGTTTTGATAGACCTATGCGTTTTCTTGCTAGTGCGATCTTTATTTTATTTCATATTATGAGAATAGGGGTAGTTATTTTTATTCCTACTTTAGCATTTATTGAAGTTTTGCCTCAAGTAGATCCTCTAATATTAATTGCAGTTATGGGATTATTATGTGTGATTTACACTACTATTGGCGGATTTGAGGCTGTGGTTTGGTCAGATACTATTCAAACTTTTGTCTTAATAGGAGCTGCACTCTTAGTAATGGGATATGGATTTATCTCAGTACCCGAAGGAGTGAGTGCTATGGGAACGCTAATTACAGATAAAAAAATATTTCCAGCGGAGAATTTCTCTTTTGATCCTAATATTACGACTGTATGGGCCTTGTTTTTAGGTGGATTTTTTGGTTCTATTTATCAGTATATTGGTTCTCAGGATGTAGTTCAAAGATATAGTTCTACCAAAAATATTACAGAAGCAAAAAAAATACTTTATTTACAAGTACCATTATTATTTGTTAGTACTATTATGTTTGTGGGTATGGGATCTTCTATCTATTTATTTTACAAATTTAGCGGAGTTCCAGCACCTGTATTAGCTAATAATAATGCCTTGCTTCCTTATTTTGTGATTCATCAATTACCAATAGGCGTGTCAGGTTTAGTTATTGCAGGTATTTTTGCAGCGGCTCAATCCACAGTATCATCTAGTCTTAACTCGACATCTACTTGTATATTAGTAGATTTTATTGCTCCTTTCAACAAAGATCTTAGCGATAATAATAAAATTATTTATGCTCAATATATTAGTTGGATTATTGGAATAGGAGGAACATTACTAGCCATGATATTTGTCAAACGAGGTCAAAGTGATATATATCTTTTTTTTAATAGTATCTTAGGGTTATTAGGAGGACCTATTACTGGCGTATTTTTATTAGGAATTTTCTCAACAAAAGTTGGTTCAAAAGCTGTTTGGATAGGATTTACTTGTTCTACCGTGGTTGTTCTATATTTAGGAAATCCAGGAGGCTTACTCAATATCATTCCAGGTTATATGAAACCAGAAATTTTCGGCTTTTTATTTGCTCCTATTGTTATTGCTGCTTGTATGATCCCAGGGTATATCGCTGCATTATTTATAGCTGCTCCTAGTGTAGCAAAGATTAATGGACTAACTTACAAATCGTTAATGAATCAGTCTGATATAAAATAATCAAAAAAAAGATCATATGCGTAATGTTATTTTTTTAGTATACTTTGTGAATCATATCTTGTTATTTATTATCTTAATAAATTATCGCTTTTTATGATTTCATAGTACAATAAAATTCTTGAATGGAGAAATAAATGATAGCAAAATTATTAGAAATTTTTATTGTACTTGCTTTGGCATTTTTGTATATTACTTATTATTTTCAACTATACAAAGGTACAAAAGTATCGAGATTGTTTTTGATTTGTGAGATCGGGTATAGAGCTATTAGTTCTATTTTTGTTGTTATGGATGATAGATTAACTTCTTATTGGGATTTAATACATTATATTCCTTTATTGTGTAGTATTATTCTGTATTTTACTAAAGGGTTAGTAGCTAAAATAATATTTGGAATCTTAAGTAGTCTCATTTGTATTATAGTAGTTAATCATATATATATGATCTTTTTTTAACTTAATAAAATTAAGAACAAGTACTTATTGACATTTTATTAATTATCATCTATTATATGAATATATGATCATGTGTTTATATGTTTGGGGGGTAGAAAAATGATAGAAATTATAAAATGTCTAAGTGATTATAATCGTCTAAAGATATTAAAAATATTATTTCATAAAAAAGAACTTTGTGCTTGTGAATTGATTGAAAACTTACAAATAACACAATCTAATTTATCAAAACATATGTCTAAAATTATAGGAGCATCTTTAGTGCATACTCGTAAAGAAGGCAAATGGAGTTTCTATTCTTTAAATCAGAACACACTCACTAAATATACCTTTATAGCTATTCTTCTTTCAGAAATTGATTTGGTAGCAGAAGATGTGTGTGTTGGTTAGATAGAACTATCTTTTGTGTTGATGAGTTTGAAAATGATTATACAATAATATTTAGGAGATCAGAATGAATACGGTACAAATTTTTCAAAAATTCATGACTATTGTAGTAGAAATTAGTGTACTTTTTTTGATTATTAATTTTTTAGTATCTTTGATACAGCAATATTTACCAGAGGAAAAAATTCAAAAAATTCTTGGAACTCGTCAAGGAAAAGGATATTTCTTTGCAGCTTTATTAGGAAGTATTACTCCTTTTTGTACTTGTTCAACGATCCCAATGCTTAAAGGACTTCTCAAAGCTAAAGCTGGATTTGGTGCGACAATGGTTTTTTTGTTTGTATCACCTCTTTTAAATCCTATCATTATCACATTATTTGTTACGATCTTAGGATTAAATATCACTATTTTTTATATTTGTATTGCCTTATTTTTTGGTATTGGATCAGGAATTTTGTTGGAACAATTAGGATTCAATCGATATATTATTAGTCAAAATACCCCGAAACCTTGTTGTTGCAGTAGTACTAAAGAATCTAAACTAACTTCTACTCGTTTGAGTAGTGCGTGGCAAAGTTCTCTAAATGATTTTAAAAATATTATCCCTCATTTACTTATTAGTGCTGGGGCAGGAGCTATAATTTATGGTTATGTTCCAGATAATATCTTAGCTGAATATATAGGTGATAAGAATCCTTTTGCTATTCCTGTAGCAACAGTGATAGGAATACCTTTATATGTCAGAGCTTCAGTTTTATTACCTTTAGTGCCTATTTTAACGAGTAAAGGGGTATCCATGGGAGCAATGTTAGCTTTAATAATCGGAGGATCTGGAGCAAGTTTGCCTGAAGTAATTTTGTTAAAATCTTTATTCAAAACACCATTAATTATTGCTTTTTTATTTGTAATATTAAGCATGGCTTTAGCTGCTGGATATTTGATTCCTATTATTTTATGATTATCTATTCTTTAATGATTTAACAAAAAAAAAGCTAGAAATAAAATTTCTAGCTTTTTTTAATTTAGTTTAATTATTGGTCTATTTCGTTAAGATTCCAATTATAAGTATAAGAGATAGTTTTGTAATTATTTAATTTGGCTTTTGTTTGATCATTAGCATATTTTGTAATATAAGTCAAAATAGCTTTTGTGTTGGAGCCAAAGTCAATGCTATACCAATCAAATAAAGAAGTTAATACTAATTTATCTTTTTCTAAACTAACAGCTCTAAAATTATTTATAAAATCTACTGTGGCTTGTTCAGCAACAGCTTCATAAGTATCTCGGGTGATGGCTTTTTGTAACAAATTAGGACAAGCTATACTAGCACAATTCACTAAAAAGTGAACACGGCTATCTTTCCAAATAGGTCTTAAAATGGTATGCTCTATATCGTTCAAACTTACAGCTTTACCTTCTATGGTTAAGAGTTTTTTATCCCAAGGCCCAGTTTTGAAAACGCCTCCGTAAGCTTCTTTAATAGAAGTTAGCGGGTAATTATCTAAAATGACTTGAATAGTTAAAGCATTGTAGAGATTAATCCAGTATGCTTGTTGTTCTGCTTTAGAGTAGGTAAAAATAGGTGTTTTTTCTAATGTATTAATATAAGTATTTAAAGATGCTTTATCTTGAGATGTTACACCGCGATAATTCACAAGGGTAATATCATTGATATTACTTACATAGCTTGTTAGAAATTTATCAAATTCAGTATGCTTGATACGAGCCGAGTTGGTATCATTAGATTTATCCCAAAATTTGTTATATACTGATTTTGGTGCTGAAAATAAAGTAGAATAGGAAAATAGTGTTACTAAAATTATTAAATATCTCATATAAATATCCTTTGTTATAATTTTTCTTGAGAATTACTATCTTTTGCTTTTAACCATTGTGGGATAAAGCTCAATCCAACAAAACAAACAGCTCCAATACCGAGATAGATAAGATTTTTAGTAGAAAATTCTCCTGATAATACAGCCCCTGCAGACATAGTATAAGCTGCTGTTCCTGGAATAATAAAGAGTGTTGATAATATCCAATAAGTTAGAAACTTGATATCAGTTAATCCATAGATATAATTAGACAAACTAAAAGGAAATACTGGCATCAATCTAGTTATTACAAGAATACGCCAACCTTGTTCTTTGACACCTTTGTCTATTTTGATAAAAGCGTCTGATTTACCAAATTTTTCAAGCATAAGATCTCTTAAGGTATAACGACTTATTAAAAAAGAAATAGCTAGTCCAGCAGAAGCAGAAATAACAGTATAAAAAGTCCCTAATAATGGCCCGAATACGACACCACCCAAAATAGTAAGTGGAGACCCTGGAAGGAAAAATATACACACAATAATGTATGCAAAGAAATAAATAATAAAGGCTATCCAACCTAAGGATAAAAATTGTTCTTTGAGTTTTGGAATATTTTCTAAACTTAATTGAGATGCAACTCCTGTTTTTGTAAGAACAAATATTCCAAGACCAAAGAGTATTAAAAAAATAATTATATTTTGATATTTTTTCATCGATTGTTCCTTATTTTTATTTGAATAGTGAGAATATAGGATAAGCTAGTAGTAGCCATAAGGAGAAATCATTTCCTCCATAGACTTGAATAAATGTTCCTGTAGTAGATGCAATAAGTGTTAATGAAATAGCACAGAAGACCATCAGTACTATACCGCCTAATGCTGAGCTTAAAATGACTGCAATTATACCACCTCGTTGGTTAGCAAAAATAGCCCCAGGAGCTACATCAAAATAACAAGCAATAATCAATGGGATAATAGCATAAGGGAGCATACTGCTCATTCCTAAGACAACAATAGTGATAAGACTAAAGACAACAGCAGTTAAAAATCCTATGACTAAAGAATTCATTCCATAAGAAAAAATCATAGGAACATCTAGGGCAGGTTTTGATTCTGGTGCTAAGATATCACTAATTCCTTTGAAAGAAGGAATTATTTCTGCTAACATCATTCGTGAACCAAGTAATAATACCGCAGTACCAGCACTAAAATTTACCCCTTGAAGAAGGCTATAGATAAAAATATCTTTAGTGTTGAAAATTTCTGAGACGACAGTACCTTGTGTTACTAAGTCAATAATACAAATAATTAAATAGGTAACAAACATAACCAAACCAGCTGCCAAATTAGTATCTGTAAAAAACATCAAATATTTTGGTAAAGTAATATTTTCAGCAGATTTTTTGGAATCACCAAAAATAGATCCTATAAAAATTCCTAAAAAACAAAATATAGAAGTTGTATGCCCTATTGTAAAATCATCACTACCTGTCAATTCTTTGACATAAGGTGCTAACAAATTAGAAGGAATAACAAGATATAAGGTAGTAAAGATTACTGCCAAAATTATTGTGAGAGATCTTGTTATCCCCATTTCAGTACCTAGAGCAACAAATAACATAGCAAACCAAAAAATTAAATTAGCTGTAAGAAAGATAGCTTTGAAAGATGTGAATCGTGCAATAATAACATTGAGAAAAAAGGAAGAAATCATTACAATACCAATATCTATACTATTGTTTTGAATGAAAATACTAAAATCCCCAAGAGTACTTGTATTTGTAGGACTAAACATCAAATTAATAGCATTACTTATAGGAGTAATTGCTTGAATTAAAATGTCTACCCCTTTAAATAAAATTATAATACCTATAATGGTTTTTAATGTTCCTTTTACAATATCAGAAAAACTTTTTTTTTGTAAGATTAATCCAAGCATAGAAAAAAATCCAAGAAAGAGAGCCGGTTGACGAAAAACACTAACTATATAAGATAATACAATATTCATTTATAACACTTCTTGAAGTTTTGTAATAATTTCATCAATATTTAAAAAAGATTCAATGACAATCACAGGCTTATTAACTTCTAATATTAATTCTTGGGCGATAGCTTTTGAAGTTAGATATATATCCGCTACCAAACTTTTGGCACTAGTTTGATCCGTACATTGCACTTCGCCTTCTATATTCATTTGTTTGAGAGCTTTTTCTGTGGACATTTTGAGAATGATACTAGTTCCAATCCCAAAATTACAGACAGTTACAATCTTAATCATATACCCTTCTTTTATTTTCTAAATAATTTTACAATAGGATTTGACAACAAATCATCTATCATTGCTTTTTTAGCAATTTTTCTTAAGAAATCACCGTAGCTTGGATACGCTTGAGTAACTGTTGCAAATTTTCTAAAAGGTGTTTTGGATGCGTAGAGCCATTGTAAAAGATTTGCTATTTCTCCAGCTTTGGAACACAAGACTGTTGCTCCGACGATTAATCCTTTGTGAGTAATTATTTTGATATAAAATTGTTCTTCTAAAGAAATAACAGCTCTTTCACTATCCGCTTGAAATGATTCATATATTTTGATATTATCACCAAATTGTTCTCTAGCTTCTTTTTCTAACAAACCGACTTTTGCATATTCAGGATCTGTAAATACTACATAAGGAATAAACTCTGTTTTTGGATATTTTGCAGGTAAAAAAGGAAGTATTAAATTTCTAATAAATAATTCTCCTTGTTTACCTGCTACATGTGAAAAACGAAAAGGTCCTACACAATCACCTAAGGCATATATATGAGCTTGAGAAGTACGAAGATAATCATCAACAATAATCCCAAATTTGGTGTATGCAACACCGATTTTTTCTAAATTGAGTTCTCTAATATTAGGAACTCGCCCTGAGGCGATAAATATTTTTTCTGTAGAAATAGTTTGTTTTTGATTGTTTACTAGAAAATGTACAGTAGATTCTATATTGTTAGAAATGATTTCTTCAATAGTGACATCAGTAATAAGATCAATATTATATTTTTTGAGAGTTTCTTTGATAGAAGTACGAATAAATTCTTCAGCGATAGCTAAGATATCCGTAGCTTTTTCCAAAATAGAAACCTTGACGCCAAGACGAGCTAGAGGAATAGCCAATTCCATAGTAATAACACCTGCACCAACAAATACAATAGATTTCGGTAAGGAGTTTTGTTTGAAAAAATTATCATTACTAAGCATATTAGATTCATTGAGTCCTTTAATCTCAGGAATAAAAGGACTAGTACCTGTGGTGATAACAATTTTCTTTCCTGTGAATAATTGATCATTTACTTTGATATGATGTGAATCTTGAAATTGAGCTTCACCCAAAACAACATCAATACCATAGGATTCTAGTAATTCAGGAGTTTCATGAGTATATATTTTATCAGAGATATCTCTAACTTTTTGAAAAATATCATCTTTATTTGTTAAATTATCCTTACTATACTGGATAAAAGCTTTTGACGGAACACATCCACTCCAAGTACATTCTCCACCTATCTTGCGGCGTTCGATAAGTAATATTTTTTTGTTTAATTTAATAGCACCAATTGCACAAGTTAATCCACCTGCACCACCACCAATAACAATGATATCATATTTTTTCACTTCTATTGGCATATAATAATCCTTAATCTAAGTATTTTATTGTTAATATAAAGCGTTGAACGCCTGTTGCAAAAATTAATAATGATCCGATTGTCCCAATAATTATAATCCACTGAGGAAAAACAATTAATAAAAGAAATAAAATAAACGCTTCTGTTCTTTCCATAAGACCAGGGGCATAGAAAAATGATTTGTAGCTTTCTTTTTGAATAATAATACCTACAACTAAAAAAACAGATATACAAATAACGATAGATGCTAATAAGAGCATCATCACAGGCATTCCGTTTGGATAAGTAAAACCTAGTGCGAGAACAATAGAAACTTCGACAAGTCTATCAAAAGTAATATCCATTAATGTTCCCAAAGAAGATCCACCACCCTGTGCTCGTGCCAATAGCCCGTCTAAAATATCACAATATCCTGATAATAATAGTAATATTATAGCTAAGGTATTATTATTATTGAGAATAGCAAAAGCCACTCCTAATCCTAAACACAATCCTAAGATAGTAATTTGATTAGCGGTAACACCTATACTTGTTAATAATTTTACTTTATTTTTTAAAATATTTTTAATATGATGTTGTAAATGGCTATCTATCATATAACTCTCCTCAAAAAATATATGAAAATATTAAAAGATAAAATTTATCATATAATCTATAATAAACGATATTTAAAATAAATTCAATAGTATTATCTTTTTATATAACTCTTGTTTTAGTAAAATATGTATCAAAGAAGAATCAAGAGTAAAAATATATACTGTGTTTAGAATGTTTTAAATTGTTTCTAATTTAAGATAAGAATAAAAAATTGTATATTAAAAAAAAACCTAGCGTAAGCTAGGTTTTTTTAGTATCAGTATTATTAAACAAAAAAGATATTAATATTTAAAAAAAATGAACCCACAGCATTACTGCCATGGATTCTGGGAAAATTGCAGGGAGAAGGATTCGAACCTTCGAAGGCGAAGCCGGCAGATTTACAGTCTGCTCCCTTTGGCCGCTCGGGCACCCCTGCTTATTGAAATATATTATATCATTTTTAATACAAGTTGTCAATCCTTTTTAATTTATTTTGTTAAAACATTTGTTTTAATTTAATTTAATTAGTAACTATAAAAATAGTTGAAATTATAATTAAAACTTTAAATGGAGGATGATATGTTTGTGGACAAAAGATCTTCGGGGATTTTATGTCCTATTTTTTCCTTATCTAATATGGAAGGTATTGGAACTATGGGTAAAGGTGCTTATGATTTTGTTGATTTGCTTGTAGAAACAAAACAAACTTACTGGCAAGTATTACCAATAGGAATTACTTCTTATGGAAACTCCCCTTATCAAAGCTTTTCTTCTTTTGCTGGAAATCCTTTTTTTATTGATTTAGAATTATTAAAACAAGAATCTTTGTTAGATCAAGAAGATATTGATATTGATTGGGGAGATCCACAATATATTAATTATAACAATATCGAAAATTGTAAATATAAGATATTAAAAAAAGCGTTTCGAAATTCTTTATTTACAAAAGAACAGGAAGAAGAAGCCTATATACAATTTCCATGGTTACAAGATTTTGGTATTTTTATGTCTTTGAAAGCAACTTATCAAGGTCAATCAAGAAGAGATTGGGATAATAATTCAATAAAATCAATGCTATTAGAAGATTCCAGTGAGTATCTTAATGAAGAAGGAAGATTTCATGTTTTTTTACAAATAAAATTTTATCAACAATGGTTTGACTTAAAAAAATATGCTAATGCTCATAATATATTAATTATTGGGGATTTACCTATTTTTGTATCCGGTGATTCTGTTGATATTTGGGTGAATCCGGAATATTTTCTTTTAGATGATCAAGGACATGAGATATCAGTAGCAGGTGTTCCACCAGATTATTTTAGTGAAACGGGTCAATTATGGGGTAATCCTCTCTATGATTGGGAAACAATTAAAAAGGATGATTTCAGTTGGTGGATTACTAGAATAGTCAGATCATTAGAATTATTTGATGTTTTAAGAATTGACCATTTTAGAGCTTTTGAATCTTACTGGGCGATTCCTCAAGGTGAAAAAACCGCTATTAATGGAGAATGGATCAAAGCACCAGGGAAAGAATTGTTTGATTTATTAAAAGAACAGATGGGTGAATTACCTATTATTGCAGAAGATTTAGGTATTATAACACCAGCTGTAGAAGAGTTGATGAGTCATACAAATTTTCCAGGTATGAGTGTTTTACACTTTGCTTTTGATGACCATAGTGATAATCCCTACAAACCTGAAAACATCACAGAGAACAAAGTAGTTTACACAGGGACTCATGATAACAATACTACACTAGGTTGGTCTTTGGATATAAACAATCAAAATGACGTACAAAATGTATCAAAACGATTTACATATGATGCTATATCCTCAGATACTTTTGTGAAAAATTTTATAGAGATGGCGTGGAGTACAAAAGCTAATACGGCTATTGTTCCTATACAAGATTTATTATTATTGGGAGAGGAAGCTCGTATTAATACTCCTTCTACAATCGGTAATAATTGGAACTGGAGAATGAAAACATTACCTGATAGCTCTACTAAAAAATGGTTACATGATATTACTATAAAATATAATAGAATTTAATACAATATATCGTATTAAAAATGATTGTTTTTATATAAAATTTATGATAGAATATAAACACATATATATATATATTTTATAAGGAGGATGTTATGAACAAAATTTGGCATAGACATCGCTTTGCAATGTTTGTTTTTATATTAGCTGGTACTGTTGATTATATTTATGGTATTCAGAGTCCTTGGGTTATCGTGGCTTCATTAATTACTATTTTTTCTACATTATTAATGGAGCATATTTTTTACGAAAAAAGAGGCGTTTATATTTTTGCCCAAATAGGATTCATAACAGGATTTTTCTCAGGGCAGCTTGCTTGGCGTTTCATTCAAATGGTTTATCCTCATGAATTACCTATAAACTTGGAACCGTATTTGATAGCTTGTTTTGGGTATTTAGGGTATTATATGCCATTGATGTCTGTACAACAGCCTGGAGGGATTCTTCAAGGTCCTTATAACGAAAGCTCAGCAACACAATCACCGTTAGATATTAAGTTGTTAGATACTAGTGTTATTATTGATGGTAGAATTAATGATATTGTTGCTACTGGATTTATCTATGGAACATTAGTAGTCCCTAAATTTGTTTTGAACGAAATACAAGCACTTGCAGATTCTCAA
Proteins encoded:
- a CDS encoding glycosyltransferase family 2 protein, whose translation is MKKLISIITPMYNEEENIILCYQRITTIMVSFTEYNYEIIFINDGSVDSSWDLMKAIAQKDPLFKPINFARNFGQQVSTTAGLTFCKGEYAFIIDGDLQHPPELFPKMLEKCIHEGYDSVYVEQYSKKNISFIKKYTSKIFYSFFNFLSTVSIPSNTSDFRIINRKMIDVYLNMPEKHKFIRGQFAWMGFKQCSIPLELPIREHGKSKFTFIKSLNLALDGLFSFSFAPVRFIFLITFLISALTGFLLFSSIISLFFGQNYFIGFSGITLLLLTLASLLFYSIGILGEYIIRIYIQSLDRPVFTISEKLNYDKE
- a CDS encoding YhcH/YjgK/YiaL family protein yields the protein MVQTYIDVLNAKDYTGTVQKAVEYLLKNKDQIEAQKVGKYEVDSSFFYMVQEYHSKNDAIWESHKKYIDIQWILDGEEIIEISGKKYMKQLGDYDESKDLFIFEGESLATLLMKKNDLTIFYPTDIHKPGLRTSKGNTSVRKCLFKILTEK
- a CDS encoding sodium:solute symporter, which encodes MEWHILNVVILVGYLVFLVCLGYFFSTRRSNSNDYFVGGQRIPAWVAACSVYATALSSISYVAITSNVYRNGWMSGVGVLGVLPLVFLVAHYFVPFIRRINCVTAYEYLEARFDRPMRFLASAIFILFHIMRIGVVIFIPTLAFIEVLPQVDPLILIAVMGLLCVIYTTIGGFEAVVWSDTIQTFVLIGAALLVMGYGFISVPEGVSAMGTLITDKKIFPAENFSFDPNITTVWALFLGGFFGSIYQYIGSQDVVQRYSSTKNITEAKKILYLQVPLLFVSTIMFVGMGSSIYLFYKFSGVPAPVLANNNALLPYFVIHQLPIGVSGLVIAGIFAAAQSTVSSSLNSTSTCILVDFIAPFNKDLSDNNKIIYAQYISWIIGIGGTLLAMIFVKRGQSDIYLFFNSILGLLGGPITGVFLLGIFSTKVGSKAVWIGFTCSTVVVLYLGNPGGLLNIIPGYMKPEIFGFLFAPIVIAACMIPGYIAALFIAAPSVAKINGLTYKSLMNQSDIK
- a CDS encoding winged helix-turn-helix transcriptional regulator; this translates as MIEIIKCLSDYNRLKILKILFHKKELCACELIENLQITQSNLSKHMSKIIGASLVHTRKEGKWSFYSLNQNTLTKYTFIAILLSEIDLVAEDVCVG
- a CDS encoding permease, producing MNTVQIFQKFMTIVVEISVLFLIINFLVSLIQQYLPEEKIQKILGTRQGKGYFFAALLGSITPFCTCSTIPMLKGLLKAKAGFGATMVFLFVSPLLNPIIITLFVTILGLNITIFYICIALFFGIGSGILLEQLGFNRYIISQNTPKPCCCSSTKESKLTSTRLSSAWQSSLNDFKNIIPHLLISAGAGAIIYGYVPDNILAEYIGDKNPFAIPVATVIGIPLYVRASVLLPLVPILTSKGVSMGAMLALIIGGSGASLPEVILLKSLFKTPLIIAFLFVILSMALAAGYLIPIIL
- a CDS encoding DUF547 domain-containing protein, which translates into the protein MRYLIILVTLFSYSTLFSAPKSVYNKFWDKSNDTNSARIKHTEFDKFLTSYVSNINDITLVNYRGVTSQDKASLNTYINTLEKTPIFTYSKAEQQAYWINLYNALTIQVILDNYPLTSIKEAYGGVFKTGPWDKKLLTIEGKAVSLNDIEHTILRPIWKDSRVHFLVNCASIACPNLLQKAITRDTYEAVAEQATVDFINNFRAVSLEKDKLVLTSLFDWYSIDFGSNTKAILTYITKYANDQTKAKLNNYKTISYTYNWNLNEIDQ
- a CDS encoding TVP38/TMEM64 family protein, with the translated sequence MKKYQNIIIFLILFGLGIFVLTKTGVASQLSLENIPKLKEQFLSLGWIAFIIYFFAYIIVCIFFLPGSPLTILGGVVFGPLLGTFYTVISASAGLAISFLISRYTLRDLMLEKFGKSDAFIKIDKGVKEQGWRILVITRLMPVFPFSLSNYIYGLTDIKFLTYWILSTLFIIPGTAAYTMSAGAVLSGEFSTKNLIYLGIGAVCFVGLSFIPQWLKAKDSNSQEKL